Proteins from one Actinopolymorpha sp. NPDC004070 genomic window:
- the pdxA gene encoding 4-hydroxythreonine-4-phosphate dehydrogenase PdxA has protein sequence MNRPVIAITMGDAAGIGPEVVVKALAHRETYDLLRPVVVGDAGRLRRAVELTGTGLDVREVASPADAAYTAGTVDCIDLGLIPADLEFGKLSEVAGNAAFRYIERAVELATTGDVDAICTAPLNKEALHAAGHRYPGHTEILAALTGTPEVSMMLSAPKLRVVHCTTHIGLVDAVERIEPGLVERTIRRGHETLVRSGVEAPRIAVCGINPHAGENGLFGNGEEETKVAPGIAAARADGIDARGPLPADTVFFRAVRGDFDLVVAMYHDQGHCPVKVLGLDSGVNITVGLPVVRTSVDHGTAFDIAGTGDADERSMLEALRQAAELAPERHAA, from the coding sequence ATGAACCGTCCTGTCATCGCGATCACCATGGGAGACGCCGCGGGCATCGGCCCCGAGGTGGTCGTCAAGGCCCTCGCCCACCGGGAGACCTACGACCTCCTCCGCCCGGTCGTCGTCGGGGATGCCGGCCGGCTGCGGCGCGCGGTCGAGCTCACCGGCACCGGCCTGGACGTACGCGAGGTCGCCTCCCCCGCCGACGCGGCGTACACCGCGGGCACTGTCGACTGCATCGACCTCGGGCTGATCCCGGCCGACCTGGAGTTCGGCAAGCTGTCCGAGGTCGCCGGAAACGCCGCGTTCCGCTACATCGAGCGGGCAGTCGAGCTCGCCACGACCGGCGACGTGGACGCCATCTGCACCGCACCGCTGAACAAGGAGGCACTGCACGCGGCCGGGCACCGCTACCCCGGGCACACCGAGATCCTCGCCGCGCTGACCGGCACGCCCGAGGTGTCGATGATGCTGAGCGCGCCGAAGCTGCGCGTGGTGCACTGCACCACCCACATCGGCCTGGTGGACGCGGTGGAGCGGATCGAGCCCGGGCTGGTCGAGCGTACGATCCGGCGCGGCCACGAGACGCTGGTGCGGTCCGGGGTCGAGGCGCCGCGGATCGCGGTCTGCGGCATCAACCCGCACGCGGGTGAGAACGGCCTGTTCGGCAACGGCGAGGAGGAGACGAAGGTCGCACCCGGCATCGCCGCCGCGCGGGCCGACGGGATCGACGCGCGTGGTCCGCTGCCCGCCGACACGGTGTTCTTCCGGGCCGTACGCGGCGACTTCGACCTGGTGGTCGCGATGTACCACGACCAGGGACACTGCCCGGTCAAGGTGCTCGGCCTGGACTCGGGCGTCAACATCACCGTCGGGCTTCCGGTGGTGCGGACCTCGGTCGACCACGGTACGGCGTTCGACATCGCCGGCACCGGGGACGCGGACGAACGCAGCATGTTGGAGGCGCTGCGGCAGGCGGCCGAACTCGCACCCGAACGCCACGCCGCCTGA
- a CDS encoding four-carbon acid sugar kinase family protein, which produces MADPTPGPTRGLRVAVVADDLTGAADTGAGFLRARMTTTVTWAEELLAGGVTESSHGHTDVLAIDAGTRRVAAGRAASTTGRVVEALRVAGTRVLYQKVDSMARGHLGTEVAAALRAWHPDAVAVVAPAFPAAGRSTVGGVQRVHGVPAEGGDLAVRLEGAGVRTGRVGLAAVRSTDPRTVLERSLRSGVRALLCDAETDADLAAIAGAAAALARPVVWVGSAGLAHLLPTALELTDVHDADGTDPADKPGLTGPGKDGLTVDPELSGYGRDVHPAGPVLVAVGSVHASAREQAHHLLADGAGHVEVPVPTLDYHVEVTLAAIRRHLHAGTDVVLTLADDLGAAGPDDHRLTARLGELTRPCADLVAGLVLTGGDTATGLLRAWGVPGLRLYAEVEPGVPLSVTTGPRRLPVVTKAGAFGDPATLRRARARLAAFTASHVPSSTHSSAHSPSAEGER; this is translated from the coding sequence ATGGCTGACCCGACTCCTGGGCCGACTCGTGGGCTCCGGGTGGCCGTCGTCGCCGACGACCTCACCGGCGCGGCCGACACCGGTGCCGGCTTCCTGCGGGCCCGGATGACCACCACCGTGACCTGGGCCGAGGAGCTTCTCGCCGGCGGGGTCACCGAGTCCTCCCATGGCCACACCGACGTGCTCGCCATCGACGCCGGTACGCGCCGGGTGGCCGCCGGCCGGGCCGCGTCCACGACGGGGCGGGTGGTCGAGGCGCTTCGCGTCGCCGGGACCCGCGTGCTCTACCAGAAGGTCGACTCGATGGCCCGCGGTCATCTCGGGACCGAGGTCGCCGCCGCGTTGCGGGCCTGGCATCCGGACGCGGTGGCGGTGGTGGCGCCGGCGTTCCCGGCCGCGGGCCGCAGCACGGTCGGGGGCGTCCAGCGGGTGCACGGCGTCCCTGCCGAAGGGGGCGATCTCGCGGTCCGGCTGGAAGGCGCCGGCGTGCGCACGGGGCGCGTCGGTCTGGCGGCCGTACGAAGCACCGACCCGCGGACGGTCCTCGAACGCTCCCTGCGGTCCGGCGTTCGGGCCCTGCTGTGCGACGCCGAGACCGACGCCGACCTGGCCGCGATCGCCGGGGCCGCGGCCGCGCTGGCGCGTCCGGTGGTGTGGGTGGGCTCGGCCGGCCTCGCCCACCTACTCCCCACCGCGCTGGAGCTCACCGACGTCCATGACGCCGACGGCACCGATCCGGCTGACAAGCCCGGCTTGACAGGACCAGGCAAGGATGGATTGACAGTCGATCCCGAGCTGAGCGGGTACGGACGCGACGTCCACCCGGCCGGGCCGGTTCTGGTCGCCGTGGGCAGCGTGCACGCGTCGGCCCGCGAGCAGGCTCACCACCTGCTGGCCGACGGGGCCGGCCACGTGGAGGTGCCGGTCCCCACTCTCGACTACCACGTCGAGGTGACCCTCGCGGCGATCCGGCGGCACCTGCACGCGGGCACCGACGTCGTCCTCACCCTCGCCGACGACCTCGGCGCCGCCGGGCCGGACGACCACCGGCTGACCGCCCGGCTCGGTGAGCTCACCAGGCCGTGCGCCGACCTGGTGGCCGGGCTCGTCCTCACCGGCGGGGACACCGCCACGGGTCTGCTGCGCGCCTGGGGTGTACCCGGACTGCGCCTGTACGCCGAGGTCGAACCCGGCGTACCCCTGTCGGTGACGACCGGACCACGGCGGCTGCCGGTCGTCACCAAGGCCGGCGCGTTCGGCGATCCGGCGACGCTGCGGCGCGCCCGGGCCCGGCTCGCCGCGTTCACCGCCTCGCACGTCCCCTCGTCCACCCACTCGTCCGCCCACTCGCCATCCGCCGAAGGAGAACGATGA
- a CDS encoding DUF6328 family protein, with amino-acid sequence MGSMDSTDSSGPGRPGPRRPLRPGETRVQRADRNFAEILGELRVLQTGVQILFGFLLILAVQPRFAETSSFSRVTYVVTLLLCCVATALLMGPVAYHRALFAKGLKPEIVRVSNRFARAGMLVLLLAIDGAVLLVMDFVFGLPVALAPAAFVLVMFAVAWYVLPTRRLAALDRKLRAQRKLPEQGSGDADHG; translated from the coding sequence ATGGGCAGCATGGACAGCACGGACAGTTCCGGACCGGGCCGCCCCGGGCCCCGCCGTCCCCTGCGGCCGGGTGAGACCCGGGTCCAGCGGGCGGACCGGAACTTCGCCGAGATCCTCGGCGAACTGCGGGTGCTGCAGACCGGTGTGCAGATCCTCTTCGGTTTCCTGCTGATCCTCGCGGTGCAGCCGAGGTTCGCCGAGACCTCGAGCTTCAGCCGGGTCACCTACGTCGTCACGTTGCTGCTGTGCTGCGTCGCGACCGCGTTGCTGATGGGACCGGTCGCCTACCACCGCGCGCTGTTCGCGAAGGGCCTCAAGCCGGAGATCGTACGGGTGTCCAACCGGTTCGCGCGGGCGGGCATGCTCGTGCTGCTCCTCGCCATCGACGGTGCCGTGCTGCTGGTGATGGACTTCGTGTTCGGCCTGCCCGTCGCGCTGGCGCCCGCGGCGTTCGTCCTGGTGATGTTCGCGGTGGCGTGGTACGTCCTTCCCACCAGGCGGCTGGCGGCCCTGGACCGGAAGTTGCGCGCGCAACGGAAACTACCCGAGCAGGGGTCCGGGGACGCCGACCATGGCTGA
- a CDS encoding C1 family peptidase: METIVLPGRSRPVGTGWLPDRPDVRDLTSRSTPVLDKLKNSSSASLRGLADRMTTAGGGRATNKLPAKVDLRPWCSSVEDQGELGSCTANAACGIMEYYQRRASGKYIDLSRLFLYKVTRDFLGVKGDTGAYLRSVMGALAAFGSPPEKYWPYDVEKFDEDPPAFAFAFAQSYQALQYFRLDPAGTNGEDALAEVRSHLAAGIPAMFGFTVYESIQKPASAGDIPFPSAKENVLGGHAIAAVGYDDKRKVTNPGDNTTQTGAFLIRNSWGDSWGDGGYGWLPYEYVRRELATDWWAMTQAEMFDTTAFDE, encoded by the coding sequence ATGGAGACGATCGTCCTGCCCGGCCGGTCCCGGCCGGTCGGCACGGGCTGGCTGCCCGACCGCCCCGACGTCCGCGACCTGACCAGCCGGTCCACGCCGGTGCTGGACAAGCTGAAGAACTCCTCCTCGGCCAGCCTGCGCGGGCTGGCGGACCGGATGACGACCGCCGGCGGTGGCCGGGCCACCAACAAGCTCCCGGCCAAGGTCGACCTGCGGCCGTGGTGCTCGTCGGTGGAGGACCAGGGTGAGCTCGGGTCGTGCACGGCGAACGCCGCGTGCGGAATCATGGAGTACTACCAGCGCCGGGCCAGTGGAAAGTACATCGACCTGTCCCGGCTGTTCCTCTACAAGGTCACCCGGGACTTCCTCGGGGTGAAAGGCGACACGGGTGCCTACCTGCGTTCGGTGATGGGTGCGCTGGCGGCATTCGGCTCCCCGCCGGAGAAGTACTGGCCCTACGACGTGGAGAAGTTCGACGAGGACCCGCCCGCGTTCGCGTTCGCCTTCGCGCAGAGCTACCAGGCGCTGCAGTACTTCCGGCTCGACCCGGCCGGCACGAACGGTGAGGACGCCCTCGCGGAGGTGCGCAGCCACCTCGCCGCCGGGATCCCGGCAATGTTCGGCTTCACCGTCTACGAGTCGATCCAGAAGCCCGCGAGCGCGGGCGACATCCCGTTCCCGAGCGCCAAGGAGAACGTCCTGGGCGGTCACGCGATCGCCGCCGTCGGGTACGACGACAAGCGCAAGGTGACCAACCCGGGCGACAACACCACGCAGACCGGCGCGTTCCTCATCCGCAACTCGTGGGGGGACAGCTGGGGCGACGGCGGCTACGGCTGGCTGCCGTACGAGTACGTCCGGCGCGAGCTCGCCACCGACTGGTGGGCAATGACCCAGGCGGAGATGTTCGACACCACCGCCTTCGACGAGTAG
- a CDS encoding MFS transporter, producing MLLVGTWWDAFLWLPLIAVPIMVAQLVLGRRVNLERVIAWIELSLAIICVGWTVTVLAMIWISSPASAWAVLIAWGLFRNSPFPVAYALVVDSTPRAASSGMGLVVGIALGVSGIIVPTVSGWIIDHYGFTWDYVMLAAACLLALLPIVAMRETVRQKAAGPAGQPVAG from the coding sequence GTGCTGCTCGTCGGCACCTGGTGGGACGCGTTCCTGTGGCTGCCGCTGATCGCCGTACCGATCATGGTCGCCCAGCTCGTCCTCGGCCGCCGGGTCAACCTCGAGCGGGTGATCGCCTGGATCGAGCTCTCCCTGGCGATCATCTGCGTCGGCTGGACGGTTACGGTGCTGGCGATGATCTGGATCAGCTCACCGGCCTCGGCCTGGGCGGTGCTCATCGCCTGGGGGCTGTTCCGCAACTCGCCGTTCCCCGTGGCGTACGCGCTGGTCGTCGACTCCACGCCGCGGGCCGCGTCGTCGGGGATGGGCCTGGTGGTCGGGATCGCCCTCGGCGTCTCCGGCATCATCGTGCCCACGGTGTCCGGGTGGATCATCGACCACTACGGCTTCACCTGGGACTACGTGATGCTGGCGGCCGCGTGCCTGCTGGCGTTGCTGCCGATCGTGGCGATGCGGGAGACGGTACGCCAGAAGGCGGCGGGGCCGGCCGGGCAACCCGTCGCCGGCTGA
- the purU gene encoding formyltetrahydrofolate deformylase: MSNTTDRPEYVLTLSCADRLGIVQAVAGFLAERGCNIVDSQQFSDRLDGGFFMRVHVQAESAQTTLEDLQVGFAPIGATFGMDWQLRDLGARQRLLVLVSKQDHCLNDLLYRCRVGAIPADIAAVVSNHPDVGPMVEKTGLPFHHLPVTPDSKQAQEQAILDLVSALRVDLVVLARYMQVLSHDLCEKLVGRAINIHHSFLPSFKGAKPYHQAYERGVKLIGATAHYVTEVLDEGPIIEQEVARVDHSLTPAKLAAVGRDLESLALARAVTWHLEHRVILNGMRTVIFR, encoded by the coding sequence ATGAGCAACACCACCGACCGGCCGGAGTACGTCCTCACCCTCTCCTGTGCCGACCGCCTCGGCATCGTGCAGGCCGTGGCCGGGTTCCTCGCCGAGCGCGGCTGCAACATCGTCGACAGCCAGCAGTTCAGCGACCGGCTGGACGGCGGCTTCTTCATGCGGGTGCACGTCCAGGCGGAGTCCGCGCAGACGACGCTGGAGGACCTGCAGGTCGGCTTCGCCCCGATCGGCGCCACCTTCGGGATGGACTGGCAGCTGCGCGACCTCGGCGCCCGCCAGCGACTGCTGGTGCTGGTCTCCAAGCAGGACCACTGCCTCAACGACCTGCTGTACCGCTGCCGGGTCGGCGCGATCCCGGCCGACATCGCCGCCGTGGTGTCCAACCACCCCGACGTGGGCCCGATGGTGGAGAAGACCGGGCTGCCGTTCCACCACCTGCCGGTGACGCCGGACAGCAAGCAGGCGCAGGAGCAGGCGATCCTCGACCTGGTGTCCGCCCTGCGGGTCGACCTGGTGGTCCTGGCCCGTTACATGCAGGTGCTGTCCCACGACCTGTGCGAGAAGCTGGTCGGCCGGGCGATCAACATCCACCACTCGTTCCTGCCGAGCTTCAAGGGCGCCAAGCCGTACCACCAGGCGTACGAGCGCGGCGTCAAGCTGATCGGCGCGACCGCCCACTACGTCACCGAGGTGCTGGACGAGGGCCCGATCATCGAGCAGGAGGTGGCCCGGGTCGACCACTCGCTGACCCCGGCCAAGCTCGCCGCCGTGGGCCGCGACCTCGAAAGCCTCGCCCTGGCCCGGGCGGTCACCTGGCACCTGGAGCACCGGGTGATCCTGAACGGCATGCGGACGGTCATCTTCCGGTGA
- a CDS encoding bifunctional methylenetetrahydrofolate dehydrogenase/methenyltetrahydrofolate cyclohydrolase codes for MSSARILDGKATAAAIRAELTERVARLRAQGAAPGLGTVIVGDDPGSHAYVRGKHRDCAQVGIESIQVELPADATQEEVEAEVRRLNADPACTGFIVQLPLPKGLDANRVLALMDPAKDADGLHPANLGWLVHGNPAPLPCTPRGIVELLRRYDVELAGAEVCVIGRGITVGRPLGLILTRRSENATVTLCHTRTKDLAAHVGAADIVVAAAGVPGLIRADMVRPGAAVLDVGITRTDAGLVGDVDPGVREVAGWLAPMPGGVGPMTRAMLLTNVVEAAEAAAASR; via the coding sequence ATGAGCAGCGCACGGATCCTGGACGGCAAGGCGACGGCGGCGGCCATCCGCGCCGAGCTGACCGAACGCGTGGCCCGGCTGCGCGCGCAGGGTGCCGCACCCGGACTGGGCACGGTGATCGTCGGTGACGACCCCGGCAGTCACGCGTACGTCCGCGGCAAGCACCGCGACTGCGCGCAGGTCGGGATCGAGAGCATCCAGGTCGAGCTGCCCGCCGACGCCACCCAGGAGGAGGTCGAGGCGGAGGTACGCCGGCTGAACGCCGACCCTGCCTGCACCGGGTTCATCGTCCAGCTGCCGCTGCCGAAGGGGCTGGACGCCAACCGCGTGCTCGCCCTGATGGATCCGGCCAAGGACGCCGACGGGCTGCACCCGGCGAACCTCGGCTGGCTGGTGCACGGCAACCCGGCGCCGCTGCCGTGCACGCCGCGCGGCATCGTCGAACTGCTGCGGCGTTACGACGTGGAGCTGGCCGGTGCGGAGGTCTGCGTGATCGGCCGCGGCATCACCGTCGGCCGTCCGCTCGGGCTGATTCTCACCCGGCGGTCGGAGAACGCCACCGTGACGTTGTGCCACACCCGGACGAAGGACCTGGCCGCGCACGTGGGCGCCGCGGACATCGTGGTGGCGGCGGCCGGGGTGCCCGGGCTGATCCGTGCCGACATGGTGCGGCCCGGCGCGGCGGTGCTCGACGTGGGCATCACCCGGACCGACGCCGGCCTGGTCGGCGACGTCGACCCGGGTGTGCGCGAAGTGGCCGGCTGGCTGGCGCCGATGCCCGGCGGGGTAGGCCCGATGACACGGGCGATGCTGCTCACCAACGTGGTCGAAGCAGCGGAAGCGGCGGCCGCCTCCCGCTGA
- a CDS encoding TIGR03620 family F420-dependent LLM class oxidoreductase, producing MAPLSGNAARPDTWKERLGSVGVWSSALNWASAASAREAAAEIEELGYGSLWVSDTPLSKEPFANAAVLLGATARIPMGTGIANVWARDATASRAAALTLAESFPGRFVLGLGVSHPPAVKARGGEYERPLAKMRDYLEQMEDGVPYEAARPSDDPPVVLAALRQKMLELARDRTQGAHPYFVPPEHTARAREVLGAGPLLIPEQAVLVESDPERARALGREHTSYYLGLPNYTNNLRALGFADEDFDKGGSDRLVDAIVAWGDVDAVHARVRAHLDAGADHVLLQAVAPEHGLGLDQLRELAPALLG from the coding sequence ATGGCACCCCTGTCCGGCAATGCGGCCCGGCCCGACACCTGGAAGGAGCGGCTGGGCTCCGTCGGCGTCTGGAGCAGCGCCCTGAACTGGGCGTCCGCGGCCTCCGCCCGCGAGGCCGCGGCCGAGATCGAGGAACTTGGCTACGGCTCCCTGTGGGTCTCCGACACCCCGCTGTCGAAGGAGCCGTTCGCCAACGCGGCGGTCCTGCTCGGGGCGACCGCGCGCATCCCGATGGGCACCGGGATCGCCAACGTGTGGGCCCGCGACGCGACGGCCTCCCGGGCCGCCGCGCTCACGCTGGCGGAGTCGTTTCCAGGCCGGTTCGTCCTCGGGCTCGGCGTGAGCCACCCGCCCGCGGTCAAGGCCAGAGGCGGAGAGTACGAACGTCCGCTGGCCAAGATGCGCGACTACCTCGAGCAGATGGAGGACGGTGTCCCCTACGAGGCGGCCCGCCCCTCTGACGACCCGCCGGTGGTGCTCGCCGCCCTGCGCCAGAAGATGCTGGAGCTCGCCCGCGACCGTACGCAGGGCGCGCACCCCTACTTCGTACCGCCCGAGCACACCGCTCGTGCGCGCGAGGTGCTGGGTGCCGGCCCGCTGCTCATCCCCGAACAGGCGGTCCTGGTCGAGAGCGACCCCGAGCGGGCGCGTGCCCTGGGCCGGGAGCACACGTCCTACTACCTCGGGTTGCCCAACTACACGAACAATCTCCGGGCGCTCGGCTTCGCCGACGAGGACTTCGACAAGGGCGGCAGCGACCGGCTGGTCGACGCGATCGTGGCGTGGGGTGACGTCGACGCGGTACACGCGCGGGTGCGCGCACACCTGGACGCCGGCGCCGACCACGTGCTGCTGCAGGCGGTCGCGCCCGAACACGGCCTCGGGCTCGACCAGCTGCGCGAGCTCGCGCCGGCCCTGCTCGGCTGA
- a CDS encoding TetR/AcrR family transcriptional regulator, giving the protein MSVIALAPPSTRSRPPGRPRCFDPGTALDAAVEAFLARGYHATSLTDLTTATGLHRGSLYAAFGDKHSLFLAALRRHAERSLAALDATITTAPSPLEGVRRFVRDHAERVAGHLDGQSEGQSEKRGCLVANTTLELLPGDQEVAREIEAYQQRMAARVAQALDQARAAGELTAPGSTTALARYLFAVVEGMWQLGRTTSGAATLPDVAEVALAALTGPAPETQTHRDTDIHLPTKGLF; this is encoded by the coding sequence GTGTCCGTCATCGCCCTCGCTCCGCCGAGCACACGTAGCAGGCCGCCCGGCCGGCCGCGCTGCTTCGACCCGGGCACCGCCCTGGACGCAGCTGTCGAGGCGTTCCTCGCCCGGGGCTACCACGCGACGTCGCTGACCGACCTCACCACCGCCACCGGGCTCCACCGGGGCAGCCTGTACGCCGCGTTCGGCGACAAGCACAGTCTGTTCCTGGCGGCACTGCGCCGGCACGCCGAGCGCAGCCTGGCCGCGCTCGACGCCACGATCACCACCGCGCCCTCGCCGCTGGAGGGCGTCCGGAGGTTCGTCCGCGACCACGCCGAACGCGTTGCCGGGCATCTGGACGGGCAGAGCGAGGGGCAGAGCGAGAAGCGCGGCTGCCTGGTCGCCAACACCACGCTCGAACTACTGCCCGGCGATCAGGAGGTGGCGCGGGAGATCGAGGCCTACCAGCAGCGGATGGCGGCCCGGGTCGCACAGGCTCTGGACCAGGCGCGGGCGGCCGGCGAGCTCACCGCACCGGGCTCGACGACGGCGCTGGCGCGCTACCTCTTCGCGGTGGTCGAGGGGATGTGGCAGCTCGGGCGTACGACGAGCGGCGCCGCCACGCTGCCCGACGTCGCGGAGGTCGCCCTCGCCGCCCTCACCGGGCCGGCCCCCGAAACACAGACACACCGAGACACCGACATCCACCTACCCACGAAAGGTCTCTTCTGA
- the dxr gene encoding 1-deoxy-D-xylulose-5-phosphate reductoisomerase: MREVVLLGSTGSIGTQAIDVVRRNPDRFRVVGLAAGGGQVDLLARQALDLGVDVVAVARSTVVQDLQLAFYAEAQRQGYSRGEFSVPKILAGPDAAAEVATWPCDTVLNGMTGSVGLAPTLAALNAGRTLALANKESLIAGGPLVRAAAKPGQIVPVDSEHTALAQCLRSGSRAEVRKLVVTASGGPFRGRTRASLADVTLEQALAHPTWNMGPVVTINSATLVNKGLEVIEAHELFDVPYADIEVVVHPQSIVHSMVEFADGSTIAQASPPDMRLPIALALGWPDRVPDAAPACDWTKAASWEFEPLDDEAFPSVRLAREAGERGGLAPAVYNASNEECVAAFTAGRLPFLGIVDTVAAIVGEYAHQAGPGAGGNPRTLPEVLEAETWARARAAELIEGHAASPDREGSSA; encoded by the coding sequence ATGCGTGAGGTGGTGCTCCTCGGCTCGACCGGCTCGATCGGAACCCAGGCGATCGACGTCGTACGCCGCAACCCGGACCGGTTCCGCGTCGTCGGCCTCGCCGCCGGCGGCGGGCAGGTGGACCTGCTCGCCCGGCAGGCGCTCGACCTCGGGGTCGACGTGGTGGCGGTGGCCCGCTCGACCGTCGTCCAGGACCTCCAGCTGGCGTTCTACGCCGAGGCCCAGCGGCAGGGCTACTCCCGCGGCGAGTTCAGCGTGCCGAAGATCCTCGCCGGCCCGGACGCGGCCGCGGAGGTCGCCACCTGGCCCTGTGACACCGTTCTGAACGGCATGACCGGCTCCGTCGGGCTGGCGCCCACCCTCGCCGCCCTGAACGCCGGCCGCACGCTCGCGCTGGCCAACAAGGAGTCCCTGATCGCGGGCGGCCCGCTGGTGCGGGCGGCGGCCAAGCCCGGCCAGATCGTCCCGGTCGACTCCGAGCACACCGCGCTGGCGCAGTGCCTGCGCTCCGGCAGCCGGGCGGAGGTGCGCAAGCTGGTGGTCACCGCCAGTGGCGGCCCGTTCCGTGGCCGCACCCGAGCCTCGCTTGCCGACGTCACGCTCGAGCAGGCGCTGGCCCACCCCACCTGGAACATGGGCCCGGTGGTCACGATCAACTCCGCCACCCTGGTCAACAAGGGGCTGGAGGTGATCGAGGCGCACGAGCTCTTCGACGTCCCGTACGCCGACATCGAGGTGGTCGTGCACCCGCAGTCGATCGTGCACTCGATGGTGGAGTTCGCCGACGGGTCCACGATCGCCCAGGCCAGCCCGCCCGACATGCGGCTGCCGATCGCGCTCGCGCTCGGCTGGCCGGACCGCGTGCCCGACGCCGCGCCCGCCTGCGACTGGACCAAGGCAGCCAGCTGGGAGTTCGAGCCGCTGGACGACGAGGCGTTCCCGTCCGTGCGCCTCGCCCGGGAGGCGGGGGAGCGGGGCGGCCTCGCACCGGCCGTCTACAACGCGTCCAACGAGGAGTGCGTCGCGGCGTTCACGGCGGGTCGGCTGCCGTTCCTCGGCATCGTGGACACCGTGGCCGCGATCGTCGGGGAGTACGCTCACCAGGCGGGCCCCGGAGCCGGCGGGAACCCCCGTACGCTCCCGGAGGTTCTGGAGGCGGAGACCTGGGCACGTGCCCGCGCCGCCGAACTCATCGAGGGCCACGCCGCATCGCCTGACCGGGAGGGCTCCTCCGCATGA
- a CDS encoding site-2 protease family protein, with product MDLIAIIGAVVFFVGVLASVALHEVGHFAPAKWFDVRVTQYMVGFGRTVWSRRRGETEYGLKLIPFGGYVRMIGMFPPAPDGRMRKASTGPFQTLIEEARNSSAEETPPGEEHRLFYTKKWWQKLIIMSGGPLMNIILAVLLFGVVLMGFGTDVPKPTISAVPDCVVPAADGARKCTPADPLSPAKKAGLRPGDEIVAFDGTPVDSWNKTSALIRDAGAGPVTITVERDGARRTLHTTLIAADRPDPNNPAKLERVGFLGVSPTVVRERQGPAAVVGEMGRLTAATAQAMVHIPERMVGVAKAAFGEKRAMDSPMSVIGASRVAGEIASASQVSVGDRIATFLQWLGALNLFVALFNLVPLLPMDGGHIAGALYEALRRAVARLRRRPDPGYVDVARALPVAYAVASVLIVMGVLLLYADIVNPVRISN from the coding sequence ATGGACCTGATCGCGATCATCGGTGCCGTCGTCTTCTTCGTCGGCGTCCTGGCCTCGGTCGCCCTGCACGAGGTCGGACACTTCGCCCCGGCCAAGTGGTTCGACGTCCGCGTCACGCAGTACATGGTCGGGTTCGGCCGCACCGTCTGGTCGCGCCGGCGCGGCGAGACGGAGTACGGCCTGAAGCTCATCCCGTTCGGCGGCTACGTCCGGATGATCGGGATGTTCCCTCCCGCTCCCGACGGGCGGATGCGCAAGGCCAGCACCGGGCCGTTCCAGACGCTGATCGAGGAGGCCCGCAACTCCTCGGCCGAGGAGACGCCGCCCGGTGAGGAGCACCGCCTCTTCTACACCAAGAAGTGGTGGCAGAAGCTGATCATCATGAGCGGCGGCCCGCTCATGAACATCATCCTGGCGGTCCTGTTGTTCGGGGTCGTGCTGATGGGCTTCGGCACCGACGTGCCCAAGCCGACGATCAGCGCGGTGCCCGACTGCGTGGTCCCGGCCGCCGACGGCGCCCGCAAGTGCACGCCCGCCGACCCGCTGTCGCCGGCGAAGAAGGCCGGCCTGCGGCCCGGCGACGAGATCGTCGCCTTCGACGGCACTCCGGTCGACTCCTGGAACAAGACGTCCGCGCTGATCCGCGACGCCGGCGCGGGGCCGGTCACGATCACGGTGGAACGCGACGGCGCGCGCCGCACCCTGCACACGACGCTGATCGCGGCCGACCGGCCCGACCCGAACAACCCCGCGAAGCTGGAGCGCGTCGGCTTCCTCGGAGTGAGCCCGACCGTGGTCCGCGAGCGCCAGGGGCCGGCCGCGGTGGTCGGTGAGATGGGCCGGCTCACGGCCGCGACCGCGCAGGCCATGGTGCACATCCCCGAACGCATGGTCGGAGTGGCCAAGGCGGCGTTCGGGGAGAAGCGGGCGATGGACAGCCCGATGAGCGTGATCGGCGCCAGCCGCGTCGCGGGCGAGATCGCCTCCGCGTCGCAGGTGTCGGTCGGCGACCGGATCGCCACGTTCCTGCAGTGGCTCGGCGCGCTGAACCTCTTCGTCGCGCTGTTCAACCTCGTCCCACTGCTGCCCATGGACGGCGGCCACATCGCGGGCGCGTTGTACGAAGCGCTGCGGCGCGCCGTGGCGCGGCTGCGGCGGCGCCCCGACCCCGGCTACGTCGACGTCGCGCGGGCGCTGCCGGTGGCGTACGCGGTGGCGAGCGTGCTCATCGTGATGGGCGTCCTGCTGTTGTACGCCGACATTGTCAATCCGGTACGGATATCGAACTGA